Proteins encoded together in one Felis catus isolate Fca126 chromosome B3, F.catus_Fca126_mat1.0, whole genome shotgun sequence window:
- the ZBTB25 gene encoding zinc finger and BTB domain-containing protein 25 isoform X1, whose protein sequence is MDTGSHSLVLLQQLNMQREFGFLCDCTVAIGDVYFKAHRAVLAAFSNYFKMIFIHQTSECIKIQPTDIQPDIFSYLLHIMYTGKGPKQIVDHSRLEEGIRFLHADYLSHIATEMNQVFSPETVQSSNLYGIQISTTQKTAVKPGLEVKEAPSSNSGNRAAAQGDHPQLQLSLAIGLDDGTADQQRARPAAQALEEHQKPPVSIKQERCDPESVISQSHPSPSAEVTGPTFTESGIKIHLCHYCGERFDSRSNLRQHLHTHVSGSLPFGVPASILESNDLGEVHPLNENSEALECRRVSSFIVKENEQQPDHSNQGTTEPLQISQVSLISKDSEPVELNCNFSFSRKRKISCSICGHKFLRKSQLLEHMYIHKGKSSRYNRCQRFSNAVAQRFQPYCDSWSDVPLRSSCLSQEQLDSSCALESELTQESVDTILVE, encoded by the exons ATGGACACAGGTAGCCATAGCCTTGTCCTCCTGCAGCAGCTGAACATGCAGCGAGAATTTGGTTTTCTGTGTGATTGCACAGTTGCTATTGGAGACGTTTACTTCAAAGCCCACAGAGCAGTGCTTGCTGCTTTTTCTAACTATTTCAAGATGATATTTATTCACCAAACAAG tgaATGCATAAAAATACAACCAACTGATATCCAACCTGACATATTCAGCTATTTGCTGCACATTATGTATACGGGGAAAGGGCCAAAACAGATTGTGGATCATAGTCGTCTGGAGGAAGGGATTCGATTTCTTCACGCCGACTACCTTTCTCACATTGCGACTGAAATGAATCAGGTGTTCTCACCAGAGACTGTGCAGTCCTCCAATCTGTATGGCATTCAGATCTCAACAACCCAAAAAACAGCTGTCAAACCGGGGCTGGAGGTCAAAGAAGCTCCTTCCAGTAACAGTGGCAACAGGGCTGCTGCGCAGGGCGACCACCCCCAGCTGCAGCTCTCTCTCGCTATTGGGCTGGATGATGGCACTGCCGATCAGCAGAGGGCCCGTCCTGCTGCCCAGGCCTTGGAGGAACACCAGAAGCCCCCAGTGTCCATCAAGCAGGAGAGATGTGACCCAGAGTCTGTGATCTCCCAGAGCCATCCCTCACCCTCAGCGGAGGTGACAGGCCCCACTTTCACCGAAAGCGGTATCAAAATACACTTATGCCATTACTGTGGGGAACGTTTTGATTCCCGTAGTAACCTAAGACAACATCTCCATACCCACGTGTCCGGATCCCTCCCGTTTGGTGTCCCTGCTTCCATTCTGGAAAGCAACGACCTTGGTGAAGTGCATCCACTTAATGAAAACAGTGAGGCGCTTGAATGCCGCAGGGTCAGCTCCTTCATTGTCAAGGAGAATGAGCAGCAGCCTGACCACTCAAACCAGGGTACCACCGAGCCTCTGCAGATCAGCCAAGTGTCTCTGATCTCCAAAGACTCAGAGCCAGTAGAATTaaactgtaatttttctttttcaaggaaaagaaagatcagCTGTTCCATCTGTGGTCATAAATTTCTCCGAAAAAGTCAACTGCTGgaacacatgtatatacacaaagGTAAATCTTCCAGATACAACCGATGCCAAAGGTTCAGTAATGCGGTAGCCCAGAGATTTCAGCCGTACTGTGACAGCTGGTCTGATGTCCCCCTGAGAAGTTCTTGCTTGTCGCAAGAACAGTTAGATTCATCCTGTGCCTTAGAGTCAGAGCTCACACAAGAAAGTGTGGACACTATCCTTGTGGAGTAG
- the ZBTB25 gene encoding zinc finger and BTB domain-containing protein 25 isoform X2, which translates to MYTGKGPKQIVDHSRLEEGIRFLHADYLSHIATEMNQVFSPETVQSSNLYGIQISTTQKTAVKPGLEVKEAPSSNSGNRAAAQGDHPQLQLSLAIGLDDGTADQQRARPAAQALEEHQKPPVSIKQERCDPESVISQSHPSPSAEVTGPTFTESGIKIHLCHYCGERFDSRSNLRQHLHTHVSGSLPFGVPASILESNDLGEVHPLNENSEALECRRVSSFIVKENEQQPDHSNQGTTEPLQISQVSLISKDSEPVELNCNFSFSRKRKISCSICGHKFLRKSQLLEHMYIHKGKSSRYNRCQRFSNAVAQRFQPYCDSWSDVPLRSSCLSQEQLDSSCALESELTQESVDTILVE; encoded by the coding sequence ATGTATACGGGGAAAGGGCCAAAACAGATTGTGGATCATAGTCGTCTGGAGGAAGGGATTCGATTTCTTCACGCCGACTACCTTTCTCACATTGCGACTGAAATGAATCAGGTGTTCTCACCAGAGACTGTGCAGTCCTCCAATCTGTATGGCATTCAGATCTCAACAACCCAAAAAACAGCTGTCAAACCGGGGCTGGAGGTCAAAGAAGCTCCTTCCAGTAACAGTGGCAACAGGGCTGCTGCGCAGGGCGACCACCCCCAGCTGCAGCTCTCTCTCGCTATTGGGCTGGATGATGGCACTGCCGATCAGCAGAGGGCCCGTCCTGCTGCCCAGGCCTTGGAGGAACACCAGAAGCCCCCAGTGTCCATCAAGCAGGAGAGATGTGACCCAGAGTCTGTGATCTCCCAGAGCCATCCCTCACCCTCAGCGGAGGTGACAGGCCCCACTTTCACCGAAAGCGGTATCAAAATACACTTATGCCATTACTGTGGGGAACGTTTTGATTCCCGTAGTAACCTAAGACAACATCTCCATACCCACGTGTCCGGATCCCTCCCGTTTGGTGTCCCTGCTTCCATTCTGGAAAGCAACGACCTTGGTGAAGTGCATCCACTTAATGAAAACAGTGAGGCGCTTGAATGCCGCAGGGTCAGCTCCTTCATTGTCAAGGAGAATGAGCAGCAGCCTGACCACTCAAACCAGGGTACCACCGAGCCTCTGCAGATCAGCCAAGTGTCTCTGATCTCCAAAGACTCAGAGCCAGTAGAATTaaactgtaatttttctttttcaaggaaaagaaagatcagCTGTTCCATCTGTGGTCATAAATTTCTCCGAAAAAGTCAACTGCTGgaacacatgtatatacacaaagGTAAATCTTCCAGATACAACCGATGCCAAAGGTTCAGTAATGCGGTAGCCCAGAGATTTCAGCCGTACTGTGACAGCTGGTCTGATGTCCCCCTGAGAAGTTCTTGCTTGTCGCAAGAACAGTTAGATTCATCCTGTGCCTTAGAGTCAGAGCTCACACAAGAAAGTGTGGACACTATCCTTGTGGAGTAG